Genomic segment of Paenibacillus polymyxa:
CGGACGTAAAGCAATATCACAAACTTTCCCAAAGCACTTACCCAACCTTTTCACCGTGTTTTATACACAAAAAGGGTGTCTTCGCAATAGCTTTCCAGCTTGCGAGACACCCTTTTCTACTATTTATTTAGTAAACTGCTTTAGGACTTGGCAGATACATTATCCTTTTTGGTTACAGTCAATGCACCGTTCTCCTCATCAATGAAGAGTGAGTCACCTTTAGTAATGTTGCCAGTCAACAGTTCCTCGGACAGGCGATCTTCAATATGCTTCTGGATTGCACGACGCAATGGACGCGCACCATACGCTGGATCAAAGCCTTCCTTGGCAAGGAATTTTTTAGCATTGTCTGTCAACTCGAAGTCCACCTCATACTCATTCAGGCGCTTACGCAGCTCCTCAGACATGAGTGATACAATTTCGGCAATATGTTTTTCTTCGAGAGAATGGAAAACGATAATTTCATCAATCCGGTTCAAGAACTCAGGACGGAAGCTTTTCTTCAGTTCATCCATCACTTTGCCCTTCATATTATCGTAATCCGCTCCAGCGTCCACTACAGCTGTAAAACCAAGCGTGGAGTTACGTTTAATCGCCTGTGCACCAACATTAGATGTTAGGATGATGAGTGTATTACGGAAATCAACGACACGACCTTTGGAATCTGTCAGACGCCCATCTTCCAGCACTTGCAGAAGAATATTGAATACTTCTGGGTGTGCTTTTTCAATTTCATCCAGCAACACAACAGAGTATGGCTTACGACGTACCTTCTCAGTCAGTTGACCGCCTTCTTCATATCCAACGTACCCTGGAGGCGCTCCTACCAGACGGGACGTGGAGTGTTTCTCCATATATTCGGACATATCGATACGGATAACCGCATTTTCATCTCCAAACATGGATTCAGCCAAGGCGCGTGCCAGCTCTGTTTTACCAACCCCAGTTGGACCGAGGAAAATAAAGGAACCAATTGGACGCTTCGGATCTTTCAGTCCGGCACGTGCCCGGCGAATCGCCCGGCTTACTGCCTTAACTGCTTCATCCTGTCCAATTACCCGCTCATGCAGCAACTCTTCCATATTCAACAAGCGGTGTGTTTCTTCCTCTTTCAGCTTGCTGACTGGAACACCTGTCCAGATTGCAACGACTTGAGCGATATCCTCTGGGGTAACTTCGGAATCTGTACGACCCTGTTGTTCTTTCCATTGGTTTTTCGTTACGTCTAACTCTTCACGGATTTTTTGCTCTGTATCACGCAGCGCTGCCGCTTTTTCAAACTCCTGACTTTGTACCGCTGAATCCTTTTCCTTACGAATATCTTCCAGACGGTTTTCCAGCTGTTTCAGGTTTGGCGGTACAGTGTAAGAATTCAGCCTTACTTTGGAGCCCGCCTCATCAATAAGGTCAATAGCCTTATCTGGCAGGAAGCGGTCGGTGATATAACGATCTGACAATTTTACGGCCGCTTCAATAGCCTCATCTGTGATCTTTACACGGTGATGCGCTTCGTAACGGTCACGCAGACCATACAAGATTTGAATCGCCTCTTCTGGAGAAGGTTGATCCACTGTAATTGGTTGAAAACGACGCTCCAAAGCAGCATCTTTCTCAATATATTTGCGGTATTCATCCAGCGTGGTCGCACCGATGCATTGCAGCTCGCCACGTGCCAGAGCAGGTTTCAGGATGTTGGACGCATCAATTGCGCCTTCCGCTCCACCAGCACCAATCAGCGTATGCAGCTCATCAATGAACAACACGATATTACCCGCTTGACGAATCTCGTCCATAATTTTTTTCAAACGATCCTCGAATTCACCACGATACTTAGTGCCTGCTACCACAGAACCCATATCCAGTGTCATTACGCGCTTGTCGCGCAACGTTTCGGGAATCTCATTCGCTATGATTTTTTGGGCCAATCCTTCGGCAATCGCCGTTTTACCTACCCCAGGCTCACCAATCAGAACCGGATTGTTCTTTGTACGGCGGCTGAGCACCTGAATCACGCGTTCGATTTCCTTGCTACGCCCAATAACAGGGTCCAGGTTGTTTTCCTTCGCAGATGCCGTCAGATCGCGTGCCAGACTGTCCAGAGTTGGCGTGCTGACATTAGCTGGAGCACCGTGATGGCTGGAAACAGCCTCGCTGCTACCGAGTAATTGAAGCACTTGCTGACGCGCTTTGTTCAGGCTAATGCCCAGGTTATTCAGTACACGTGCTGCTACGCCTTCGCCTTCACGAATAAGACCAAGCAAAATATGTTCTGTACCTACATAGGTATGGCCCAGTTTACGGGCTTCATCCATAGACAGTTCGATGACTTTTTTGGCGCGTGGAGTATAGGCAATGTTCGTCGGTTGCTCTTGACCACGTCCAATCAGCGTTTCCACTTCATCCTGGATTTTTTCCAGTCCCAGTCCTAAACCGATTAAGGCTTTCGCTGCTATTCCTTCACCTTCACGAATGAGGCCTAGCAAAATGTGCTCTGTGCCAATGTTGTTGTGTCCCAATCGAACAGCTTCTTCCTGAGCCAAAGCAAGCACTTTCTGTGCACGTTCCGTAAATCTTCCAAACATCATATATCCTGCACCTCCACAGTGTGTATTTCAGATCATTCTATATATTAAAGGGTTGTGCCTAATTTTTGCCGGATCAGCTTCGCCCGGTACATATCGCGCTCTTCGGTATTCATTTTATCCCCAAAGCTTTTTTGCAGGAACCCGGGTTGTGTCATCACATTCAGCTCATTCATCGCTGCGGTGGAAGGACGCTCCAAAATCCCCAAATCTACGCCAAGACGCACATCGGACAGCCGCTGTGCAGCCTCCTTGGAATCCAGTACTGCTGCATATGACAAAATACCGAATGAACGCATCACCCGATCTGTAATTCGCAGCATAGATTCATTCATTAGCCGTTCTCTGGCAGAACGCTCGTGCTCAATAATTTGTAGCACCACGCCATGTAGATTCTCTATAATTTCCGCTTCGGTTTGTCCTAGTGTAATCTGATTAGATACCTGAAACAAATTTCCGACCGCTTCGCTACCTTCACCGTAAATGCCGCGAACCGTAAGACCTACCTGTGAAACAGCAGACAATATACGATTGATTTGATGAGTCATGACTAATGCGGGCAAATGCATCATCACCGAAGCTCTCATACCTGTGCCGACATTCGTCGGACAACTGGTCAGAAAACCTCTCCGATCATCAAATGCATAATCAACATGCGCTTCAAATGCATCATCAATAATCATAGCGCGTTCCCAAGCTTCCCTAACCTGACATCCCGGATATAAGCACTGGATTCGCAGATGATCCTCTTCGTTTATCATAACACTAACCGATTCATCATCGCTAATTAAAACAGCACCGTTACGAGATTCGTTCGCCAAATTAGGACTAATCAAATGCTTCTCAACCAGCACCCGCTTGTCGATCTCATCCAACTCGGATATTTTCAACGTATGAAAAGTACCAAAACCACCTAAATCATCATACTGAAGGATATCCGTTAAGCGTTGAAGTGCTTCTTCCGACTGCTGATTGGTAGCAAGCATGGGAAAAGGCAGATGCTGCAAGTTACGCGCAATTCTCACCCGGCTGCTAATGACAATCTCCGAATCCGCAGCATCACCACGCATCCAGTCACTTAGCGGCTTCTCCGTAAACCGAATATTGGGCATTACGCATCCCTCCTACTCTTCACAAACTTTACTCTTCAGTCATTTCTTTTTCAAGCTCTCTGATTTGATCCCTAAGCTCAGCAGCTGATTCAAATTCTTCCTGTACAATATGCTGTTGCATCTCTTTTTTCAAATCGTCAATTTGCCGTTTAACCTTCAGGCGGCCTCCAGTGCGAACCGGAACTTTACCAACATGATTCGTACTGCCATGCACACGCTTGAACAGAGGGTCCAGACGACTATCAAAGTATTGATAGCACGACGGGCATCCGAAACGTCCCAGCTTACTAAACTGTGCATAGGTCATGCCACAATCCTTGCATTGCAGGTTTTGCGGACCACTGTGGCCTGGAGACTGGCTCTTTGTACTGGAGTCAAAATCCAGCATCCCCGACAACAAGCTATGAATCGAAAAGCCGTTAGGTGTTCCAGGGATCATCTCCCCTTTTTCCTTGGCACACGTCTCACAAATATGAAACTCTGTCTTTTCGCCATTCACAATTTTGGTGAAATGCAAAGTTGCCGGCCGCATATTACATTCTTGGCACAGCATAAAAGCACCTCCTTTAATGTCAGGATTTATACCAATCCCTACATCCAAACGTTAGTCTCTTTTCACACACTATTTGGTCGCCAGCAACGAGATCAGCATAGCCTTAAGCAATCTTGCTCGCAGTTGATCACGATAGGGAAGCTTCAGTAATAATGTATCCCTCGATAAGGCAGCCTTCATTAGATTAGCTTCCCTTTTGCTTAAAAAATGGGCCTCCTCTAACTGATAAATCAGTCCTTCTGCTGCCGATTGGCTTATTTCCTCCCCGATGCTCTGATGAAGATGTGTATGGATGGCATGCTGTGCAGGCAGCTGAATTCGCTGAATACGAATGTAGCCCCCGCCACCGCGTTTACTTTCCACCACATAGCCTTTTTCCAGCGTAAACCGGGTGCTAATTACATAATTAATTTGCGACGGCACGCAGGAAAAGCGGTCAGCCAGATCATTGCGCTGAATCTCCACTAAACCTTGGGGACTTTCCAGCAATATACTCTTTAAATATTGTTCAATAATATCGGAAACATTGCGCATTTCATCATCCTCCACTAACGGAAACGCAAGTATTCAAGTACATTTCACGCTCCACAGAGTCCGCCGTATATTGAACTTAACCAAACGGTAAAGTCACGAATCTAAGCTGTATTCAGGCTGTTGCCTATTCTACACTCATTGGAATTGTACCGTTTTGTCTCTAGTGTGGCCTTTATTTGCGATTAGTCATACACTTCTCTTATTTTCATAAAAGGCAGTTCCTAACTATACGCAAATCATTTCGATCCTCGTTTGCTTCTTTGCTATTAAAATTACTTTATACGGCCAATCCACCAAAATACTTCTACAGAACCTCACGAGCTTTGATTGACTTTGACTTTCTTTGACTATATTCATATTATAGCACATTATTCATTTTTGCCAAGGGGTCAATACCATTTTTCGCAATCTAATTATGTTTTATACAATACCATAAAAAAACTCTTCCCAATTACAGAAAGAGTTTTGGAAATTATAATAAGCACATAAGTTATATTCCCTGAAAAACGGGAACATAAGAAGATCTAAATGGGCCTTTATCAGAAAAAATCCAATAAGAACGTTTGTTTTACTGGTATTACACGTTTAAGCGCAGACACAAATTCACTGCCCCCTTCAATACGCCCCCACTTATACAGATCATCAGCCTGCTGGTAGCCAAGCATCAGAGTCGTCAATGACTGAATCCCAAGTTTCAAGTCAGCTACCATAGCGTTTTCAGATGAATTGCTTGTATCCACTCTCTCCAGATGTCCTTTCCCTTCCGTAGTAATTGTTAATCTCCATACTCCTTCATTCCATGGTGCATATCGATCTATCAGATTTAAGGTTAAACGTGTTTCCTCTCCAACCTGCTCAAAAGGGTATCTTTCTACAAAAGCAGCTGCATCCACAATGCGACCCATAAAATAAGGCACGATCTCCTGTTGAATTCGCGGATCATCAAGTAAAAATGGCAGATTGTCATCTGCTGGAACGTAAATAAATTTACCATGGGTTATCATGGAGTCATGATTTGCAAAATAAGTCCATAAAGCCTGACGGGCCGTCTCATTTTCATAAACCAACTCATCACAATTCAACTGTTTATCTTCAATTTTGTATAGTGCATATCCCTGAGGATCGCCTGTTTTTGAGTAATATACCGCAGTTCGATAGTTCTCATTTAAAATCCGCTCTTGCCACCATTCCTTATCTCGTACCAGCGTGCCATTATAACGAGATGCATACGCTTGATACACTTGGTCCAGTTCTGAAATATCTTTGACATCGCGTTTGACTGTACCTTCTGTTTTAAGTTTTGCAGGGAATTTATCAATGGGAATGACGTACTTTTTGTATTCAATATACGTTTCCCATCCAAATTTACGATAGAAGGCAAAGGAGAAAGGATGCAGAAAAGAAAGGCTTTGTCCCGCAAACTTCATCTCTTCAAGCGCATGCGTCAACAAACGTGAAACCATGCCTCCGCGACGCTTTTCCGGCCACGTTGCCACACCAGCAATGCCTCCCATATCAAAAACCTGACCATTTATGTATACCTGTAGCGGTAACAAAGTCAATTTAGCATTCAAGTCATGTCCGTCGAATATTCCCCATGTTTGCTCTGGTTTGAACTTCTTCCCAGCTTTCTCCAGATCCTCCAGGGACATTGTAAACTGAAAAGCATATTGAGATAATTCAATAGCCGCTTCAAATTCCTTACGTTGTAATTGTCTGATCTCCATAACTTCGTCACCTCGCTTGTATACTTGGGCATCCATAAAAAGATTACACACTTAGAGTGTGGCAAACCCCATTCTCTCTGTCAACCTTAGAAACAGGTGGTCATCTAAAAACGCATAAAAAAAGGATGATAATCTCATTGAGATTATCATCCTTTTCACTTTTGCTTGGCGACGTCCTACTCTCCCAGGACCCTGCGGTCCAAGTACCATCGGCGCTGGAGGGCTTAACGGTCGTGTTCGGGATGGGTACGTGTGGAACCCCTCCGCTATCGCCACCAAACATGAATTTACATCGTAAATTCTTTTTCAGGAATCAGCATCGCCAAATGCTGTGTGTTCGCTTGTTTCACATAAGCCACTTGGGCTTATACAATACAAAACTTACACCCTGAAAACTGGATCCGAAACTCATTTGCGTTTTATTCTTAGGATAAGCCCTCGACCGATTAGTATTGGTCAGCTCCATGCATTACTGCACTTCCACCCCCAACCTATCTACCTCGTCGTCTTCAAGGGGTCTTACATACTGGGAAATCTCATCTTGAGGGGGGCTTCACGCTTAGATGCTTTCAGCGCTTATCCCTTCCGTACATAGCTACCCAGCGGTGCTCCTGGCGGAACAACTGGTACACCAGCGGTACGTCCATCCCGGTCCTCTCGTACTAAGGACAGCTCCTCTCAAATTTCCTACGCCCACGACAGATAGGGACCGAACTGTCTCACGACGTTCTGAACCCAGCTCGCGTACCGCTTTAATGGGCGAACAGCCCAACCCTTGGGACCTACTTCAGCCCCAGGATGCGATGAGCCGACATCGAGGTGCCAAACCTCCCCGTCGATGTGGACTCTTGGGGAGATAAGCCTGTTATCCCCAGGGTAGCTTTTATCCGTTGAGCGATGGCCCTTCCATGCGGTACCACCGGATCACTAAGCCCGACTTTCGTCCCTGCTCGACTTGTAGGTCTCGCAGTCAAGCTCCCTTCTGCCTTTGCACTCTTCGAATGATTTCCAACCATTCTGAGGGAACCTTGGGCGCCTCCGTTACTCTTTAGGAGGCGACCGCCCCAGTCAAACTGCCCACCTGACACTGTCCTCGCACCGGGTCACGGTACCAAGTTAGAACCTAGATACGATCAGGGTGGTATCCCAAGGATGCCTCCCTTCAAGCTGGCGCTCAAAGTTCTACGGCTCCCACCTATCCTGTACAGATCGTACCCAAATTCAATATCAAGCTGCAGTAAAGCTCCATGGGGTCTTTCCGTCTTGTCGCGGGTAACCTGCATCTTCACAGGTATTAAAATTTCACCGGATCTCTCGTTGAGACAGCGCCCAAGTCGTTACGCCATTCGTGCGGGTCAGAATTTACCTGACAAGGAATTTCGCTACCTTAGGACCGTTATAGTTACGGCCGCCGTTTACTGGGGCTTCGGTTCATAGCTTCGCTCTTGCGAGCTTACCACTCCCCTTAACCTTCCAGCACCGGGCAGGCGTCAGCCCGTATACTTCGCCTTGCGGCTTCGCACAGACCTGTGTTTTTGCTAAACAGTCGCTTGGGCCTTTTCACTGCGGCCCCTCGGGCTATTCACCCTACCGAGGCACCCCTTCTCCCGAAGTTACGGGGTCATTTTGCCGAGTTCCTTAACGAGAGTTCTTCCGCGCGCCTTAGAATTCTCTTCTCGCCTACCTGTGTCGGTTTGCGGTACGGGCACCTTCTCCTGGCTAGAGGCTTTTCTTGGCAGTCTGAGATCATGACCTTCGCTACTATAATTTTCGCTCCCCATCACAGCCCAGCCTTAACGATGTGCGGATTTGCCTACACACCAGCCTCACTGCTTAGACGGACATCCATCAGTCCGCATCACTACCCTACTGCGTCACCCCATTGCTCATAACGGATTACGGTGGTACAGGAATTTCGACCTGTTGTCCTTCGACTACGCCTATCGGCCTCGCCTTAGGTCCCGACTTACCCTGAGCGGACGAACCTTCCTCAGGAACCCTTAGGCTTTCGGCGGATCTGATTCTCACAGATCTTTTCGTTACTCATACCGGCATTCTCACTTGAATGCAGTCCAGCGCTCCTTACGGTACACCTTCAACCCGCATTCAACGCTCCCCTACCCCTGATGCAAGCATCAAGCCATAGCTTCGGTGGTGTGTTTAGCCCCGTTACATTTTCGGCGCAGAGTCACTCGACCAGTGAGCTATTACGCACTCTTTCAATGGTGGCTGCTTCTAAGCCAACATCCTGGTTGTCTGTGCAACTCCACATCCTTTCCCACTTAACACACACTTGGGGACCTTAGCTGATGGTCTGGGCTGTTTCCCTTTCGACAATGGATCTTAGCACTCACTGTCTGACTCCCGGAACTAAATCTATGGCATTCGGAGTTTGACTGAGCTTGGTAACCCTTGCGGGCCCCGCACCCAATCAGTGCTCTACCTCCACGATTCTTCTTTCCGAGGCTAGCCCTAAAGCTATTTCGGGGAGAACCAGCTATCTCCGGGTTCGATTGGAATTTCTCCGCTACCCCCACCTCATCCCCGCATTTTTCAACATGCGTGGGTTCGGGCCTCCAGTGCGTGTTACCGCACCTTCACCCTGGACAGGGGTAGATCACCCGGTTTCGGGTCTACATCCACGTACTCATTCGCCCTATTCAGACTCGCTTTCGCTGCGGCTTCAGCTCTTCACCTTAACCTTGCACGGGAACGTAACTCGCCGGTTCATTCTACAAAAGGCACGCCATCACCCATAGATCGGGCTCTGACTTCTTGTAAGCACACGGTTTCAGGATCTATTTCACTCCCCTTCCGGGGTGCTTTTCACCTTTCCCTCACGGTACTGCTTCACTATCGGTCGCCAGGGAGTATTTAGCCTTGGCAGATGGTCCTGCCGGATTCATACGGGGTTTCACGTGCCCCGCACTACTCGGGATCCGTCTCGGAGGGAACAAATTTTGAACTACAGGGCTTTTACCTTCTCTGGCGGGCCTTTCCAGACCTCTTCATCTAACCGGTTCCTTTGTAACTCCATGTGAGACGTCCCACAACCCCAAGGAGCAAGCTCCTTGGTTTGGGCTAATCCGCGTTCGCTCGCCGCTACTGACGGAATCACTATTGTTTTCTCTTCCTCAGGGTACTTAGATGTTTCAGTTCCCCTGGTCTGCCTCTATTCTGCCTATGTATTCAGCAGAAAGTGACTGTCGATGAAGACAGCCGGGTTTCCCCATTCGGACATCCCCGGATCAAAGCTTGCTTACAGCTCCCCGAGGCCTTATCGTTGTTCGCCACGTCCTTCGTCGGCTCCTGGCGCCTAGGCATCCTCCGTGTGCTCTTTGTAGCTTAACCTAGTATTTACATCGTAAATACGATTTGCTCTGAATTTCGGTTCAACACGAATGTGTGAATGAAATTCAAGGCAGCTACCTTTATTTCACTTGTTTACACAAGATCAGCTTAAAGGAATATTCTAAAACGCAATTTCGTTTCGGTATCCAGTTTTCAAGGTGCAAAGCTGTTTGATTATCAGTCAATCTCTAAAGAGTTAATGATCCTCATACAGTTTTAGATGAAATTGTAATTGGTGGAGCCAAGCGGGATCGAACCGCTGACCTCCTGCGTGCAAGGCAGGCGCTCTCCCAGCTGAGCTATGGCCCCTCACAAGTTCCATCAAAACTGAACAAATGGAATGATGATTGTTGAAGCTTACGCTTCATATTTGAATGTTTCCGTTGCAGGAAACGATTCTCCATAGAAAGGAGGTGATCCAGCCGCACCTTCCGATACGGCTACCTTGTTACGACTTCACCCCAATCATCTACCCCACCTTCGGCGGCTGGCTCCCTTGCGGGTTACCCCACCGACTTCGGGTGTTGTAAACTCTCGTGGTGTGACGGGCGGTGTGTACAAGACCCGGGAACGTATTCACCGCGGCATGCTGATCCGCGATTACTAGCAATTCCGACTTCATGTAGGCGAGTTGCAGCCTACAATCCGAACTGAGACCGGCTTTTCTAGGATTGGCTCCACCTCGCGATTTCGCTTCCCGTTGTACCGGCCATTGTAGTACGTGTGTAGCCCAGGTCATAAGGGGCATGATGATTTGACGTCATCCCCACCTTCCTCCGGTTTGTCACCGGCAGTCTGCTTAGAGTGCCCAGCTTGACCTGCTGGCAACTAAGCATAAGGGTTGCGCTCGTTGCGGGACTTAACCCAACATCTCACGACACGAGCTGACGACAACCATGCACCACCTGTCTCCTCTGTCCCGAAGGAAAGGCCTATCTCTAGACCGGTCAGAGGGATGTCAAGACCTGGTAAGGTTCTTCGCGTTGCTTCGAATTAAACCACATACTCCACTGCTTGTGCGGGTCCCCGTCAATTCCTTTGAGTTTCAGTCTTGCGACCGTACTCCCCAGGCGGAATGCTTAATGTGTTAACTTCGGCACCAAGGGTATCGAAACCCCTAACACCTAGCATTCATCGTTTACGGCGTGGACTACCAGGGTATCTAATCCTGTTTGCTCCCCACGCTTTCGCGCCTCAGCGTCAGTTACAGCCCAGAGAGTCGCCTTCGCCACTGGTGTTCCTCCACATCTCTACGCATTTCACCGCTACACGTGGAATTCCACTCTCCTCTTCTGCACTCAAGCTCCCCAGTTTCCAGTGCGACCCGAAGTTGAGCCTCGGGATTAAACACCAGACTTAAAGAGCCGCCTGCGCGCGCTTTACGCCCAATAATTCCGGACAACGCTTGCCCCCTACGTATTACCGCGGCTGCTGGCACGTAGTTAGCCGGGGCTTTCTTCTCAGGTACCGTCACTCTTGTAGCAGTTACTCTACAAGACGTTCTTCCCTGGCAACAGAGCTTTACGATCCGAAAACCTTCATCACTCACGCGGCGTTGCTCCGTCAGGCTTTCGCCCATTGCGGAAGATTCCCTACTGCTGCCTCCCGTAGGAGTCTGGGCCGTGTCTCAGTCCCAGTGTGGCCGATCACCCTCTCAGGTCGGCTACGCATCGTCGCCTTGGTAGGCCTTTACCCCACCAACTAGCTAATGCGCCGCAGGCCCATCCACAAGTGACAGATTGCTCCGTCTTTCCTCCTTCTCCCATGCAGGAAAAGGATGTATCGGGTATTAGCTACCGTTTCCGGTAGTTATCCCTGTCTTGTGGGCAGGTTGCCTACGTGTTACTCACCCGTCCGCCGCTAGGTTGATTAGAAGCAAGCTTCTAATCAACCCCGCTCGACTTGCATGTATTAGGCACGCCGCCAGCGTTCGTCCTGAGCCAGGATCAAACTCTCCATTAAAGACCAACCGAAGTTGGTTTATAGAAAGAGCGATAAGCTCATTTTTAATGCTAGCGATTCTTCTTTATAAAAGAAGAAATCTTTTTTTCATCATCCATTTGTTCAGTTTTCAAAGAACTTGTCTGTTCTCGTTCGTTCAACGAGCCAGGAGTTATATCATATCATGTTGGTTGCTTT
This window contains:
- a CDS encoding UvrB/UvrC motif-containing protein encodes the protein MLCQECNMRPATLHFTKIVNGEKTEFHICETCAKEKGEMIPGTPNGFSIHSLLSGMLDFDSSTKSQSPGHSGPQNLQCKDCGMTYAQFSKLGRFGCPSCYQYFDSRLDPLFKRVHGSTNHVGKVPVRTGGRLKVKRQIDDLKKEMQQHIVQEEFESAAELRDQIRELEKEMTEE
- a CDS encoding CtsR family transcriptional regulator encodes the protein MRNVSDIIEQYLKSILLESPQGLVEIQRNDLADRFSCVPSQINYVISTRFTLEKGYVVESKRGGGGYIRIQRIQLPAQHAIHTHLHQSIGEEISQSAAEGLIYQLEEAHFLSKREANLMKAALSRDTLLLKLPYRDQLRARLLKAMLISLLATK
- a CDS encoding GNAT family N-acetyltransferase is translated as MEIRQLQRKEFEAAIELSQYAFQFTMSLEDLEKAGKKFKPEQTWGIFDGHDLNAKLTLLPLQVYINGQVFDMGGIAGVATWPEKRRGGMVSRLLTHALEEMKFAGQSLSFLHPFSFAFYRKFGWETYIEYKKYVIPIDKFPAKLKTEGTVKRDVKDISELDQVYQAYASRYNGTLVRDKEWWQERILNENYRTAVYYSKTGDPQGYALYKIEDKQLNCDELVYENETARQALWTYFANHDSMITHGKFIYVPADDNLPFLLDDPRIQQEIVPYFMGRIVDAAAFVERYPFEQVGEETRLTLNLIDRYAPWNEGVWRLTITTEGKGHLERVDTSNSSENAMVADLKLGIQSLTTLMLGYQQADDLYKWGRIEGGSEFVSALKRVIPVKQTFLLDFF
- the clpC gene encoding ATP-dependent protease ATP-binding subunit ClpC, which gives rise to MMFGRFTERAQKVLALAQEEAVRLGHNNIGTEHILLGLIREGEGIAAKALIGLGLGLEKIQDEVETLIGRGQEQPTNIAYTPRAKKVIELSMDEARKLGHTYVGTEHILLGLIREGEGVAARVLNNLGISLNKARQQVLQLLGSSEAVSSHHGAPANVSTPTLDSLARDLTASAKENNLDPVIGRSKEIERVIQVLSRRTKNNPVLIGEPGVGKTAIAEGLAQKIIANEIPETLRDKRVMTLDMGSVVAGTKYRGEFEDRLKKIMDEIRQAGNIVLFIDELHTLIGAGGAEGAIDASNILKPALARGELQCIGATTLDEYRKYIEKDAALERRFQPITVDQPSPEEAIQILYGLRDRYEAHHRVKITDEAIEAAVKLSDRYITDRFLPDKAIDLIDEAGSKVRLNSYTVPPNLKQLENRLEDIRKEKDSAVQSQEFEKAAALRDTEQKIREELDVTKNQWKEQQGRTDSEVTPEDIAQVVAIWTGVPVSKLKEEETHRLLNMEELLHERVIGQDEAVKAVSRAIRRARAGLKDPKRPIGSFIFLGPTGVGKTELARALAESMFGDENAVIRIDMSEYMEKHSTSRLVGAPPGYVGYEEGGQLTEKVRRKPYSVVLLDEIEKAHPEVFNILLQVLEDGRLTDSKGRVVDFRNTLIILTSNVGAQAIKRNSTLGFTAVVDAGADYDNMKGKVMDELKKSFRPEFLNRIDEIIVFHSLEEKHIAEIVSLMSEELRKRLNEYEVDFELTDNAKKFLAKEGFDPAYGARPLRRAIQKHIEDRLSEELLTGNITKGDSLFIDEENGALTVTKKDNVSAKS
- a CDS encoding protein arginine kinase, producing the protein MPNIRFTEKPLSDWMRGDAADSEIVISSRVRIARNLQHLPFPMLATNQQSEEALQRLTDILQYDDLGGFGTFHTLKISELDEIDKRVLVEKHLISPNLANESRNGAVLISDDESVSVMINEEDHLRIQCLYPGCQVREAWERAMIIDDAFEAHVDYAFDDRRGFLTSCPTNVGTGMRASVMMHLPALVMTHQINRILSAVSQVGLTVRGIYGEGSEAVGNLFQVSNQITLGQTEAEIIENLHGVVLQIIEHERSARERLMNESMLRITDRVMRSFGILSYAAVLDSKEAAQRLSDVRLGVDLGILERPSTAAMNELNVMTQPGFLQKSFGDKMNTEERDMYRAKLIRQKLGTTL